The Flavobacterium psychrotrophum region CTGGTTCTGCTTCTTATATCATGTTGGTATCCGCCCGCAAAAACGTTGGCGGAACCTGGAAAGGCGTAATTGTAAAATATACTTCTTCTAACCTTACTGCCTGGAGCTATTCAGGTGTGCTATATGATGGGGGAAATGACAATTTCTTTATGATGGAAACTCCGGAAATTTTTAAGTTGGGTAGCACATATTACCTGCTTTTTTCCGATATTAACAGTAAGTATGTCTACTACCGTAAAAGCAGCTCTACTAATGGTCCGTGGAGCCTACCGGCCGGCCCGGACCGCTTTGAGGGTAAGGGGCTTTATGCTGCTAAAACTGCATCTGATGGTACTGACCGGTATATTTTTGGATGGACGAATATACTTTCCGGCCACACAGATTCCGGTTCGTGGAGCTGGGGTGGTAACCTGGCTGTGCATAAGATTTATCAAAAGGCGAATGGCGATCTGGCTGTTGCTATACCGCATACCCTGAAGAACAAAATGGACACCAATAGCCATATCCCGATACAAAGTAGCCAGTGGGGCAACGTAACTGCGTTGGGTGGCGGACTCTCATATCAATTGTCGAGCCCGGCAGCACTTGATGTAACAAACATTATTTATGACCCAATTGACCTTGCACGTTACAAAATAAGTGCGACGGTGTCGTACAGCAGTTGTAATAAGGACTTTGGTTTTATGATAGGGGCCTGGGACGGTTATGAAGATTTTTATAGCCTTCGTTTTGTACCTTCACAAAACCGTTTTAGCCTTGATAAAACGAATCGCTCATCGCTGACCGCAACCACAGTTGCGTATAATGATGTTCCCATATCGTTGCAACCCAATACAGCGTATGAGGTGCAGGTTGTTATTGAAAACTCCATGCTGGTTGCCTACATTAACAATGAAGTAGCTTTAAGCAGCAGGCTTTATAAAGCAAGTAATACCAATTGGGGTATCTTTGCAGACAACAGCACAGTGTCCTTTATAAATATTAAAGTAACCAAGCCTTAATATCCGTGGGAACTTTCTTTATTCATAATACGGCGCCTAATTTGCGCTAGGATTAATATTATGATAAAACAACTATGAGTTACAGGCAGTATTAGAAAGACTGCCTGTAACAAAATGAATGATGATTACCAGGTCTAATTGGTACTTGCTATACGCGCAAAATTAATCGGTATCAAGATTAAGGTTTTTAAATATTTCCCGGGTGATAATTTTGGTGTTGTAAATAATATCCTGAAACGTGCACTCTATCATTTTGAGCGGAAACGGGATACCATCCCTCATTTCAGTAAGATCCATTGTCAAAATGGTTTTATGAGACAGTTCAGAAGAGCCTTTCAACTGGTTAAATATTGTGGCCGCTTGTTTTTTGTCACTGCCAAGGCTATACGTGGCGTAAGAATCGAACCCTGAAAGCGTTTTTATATTGAGTGAGATATAGAAGAAATTATCCATACTTTAATTAATTGTAAATTTTAATTGATCTTGCTTAGGTCAATCGGTAAATCAATTTTTGTATAATGTTCAGCCATATTGAGGTAAAAAGCATCGTACAGGTAATAACCGACAGCGTAACCTGGTAGGTAGAGTTTCCAACGAGGCCTAATGATGAGGCCATTGTCACGAGTACAAAACTAAACTCGCCAATTTGCGATAATAATGCACCGCCATACAAGCTGTCCCGCCAGCTGTTTCCTGTTGCCCTGAATAATACTGTATTGATCAGGCTATTGATTATAAGCACAGAAATTGTAATAAAAAGAATTGTCGCGGCATTCTCCTTGAAGAACGTAATGTCGAGTTGTAACCCAACCGCTAAGAAGAAGAAAGCCATAAAGAAAACGCGGAATGGTAGTATCGATTTTTCTAGCCACCGAGTAGCCTTATCCTGGCTGATTAGTATACCTGCCGAAAAAGCGCCGAATGCCGGTGAAAGCCCAAACCAGGCACTGAACCAAGCCATCCCGAAACAGATACAAAAACCGACAAATACCTGAAGGTCGTGATCCGATATGATTTCCCTGCCCATAGGAATCTGGAAAAGTTTGTGTTTAATAGCCGCGCTCAAAAAAAGGAAAATTAATGTCCCGCCTATGCACACTTTAATGACCTCAAATACCGAGGCATTGCTTCCTGACATCATATTCAGGGTCAGGATCATCGGTACCACCAAAATATCCTGTATCAGGAGCACTCCGCAGGTGATGACACCCAGTTGACTTTTGATTTCGCCCGTCCTTGAAAGATATTGAAATATGATTGCCGAGCTGCTCAGGCTAATGATGAAAGAAGTGAGGATAATTATCTCGCGAGTCCAGCCAACCTTTATTCCAATAAGATACATAAAGACAAAACTCAATGCGAGTTGCACTATGGCTATCAAAAGTGGTTTGTAAAAGTTTTTACGGAGTGTATGCAGATCGATATCGCTGCCAATGGTAAACATTAGCATGACTATTCCTATTTCACCCAGTTCCGAAATTACCTTTGGTTCATGGATGATGTTAAGGAGCTCGGGCCCAAGGATTAACCCCGATAAAATGTAAGCGATGAAATAAGGCTGCTTTAACTTGCGCAAAAGAAGTATTAGTAATAAAACCAAAAAGGACAGCACTGCCATCCCTGAAAATAATTGTGATGACATAATTGTATTTTTTAAATCGAAAAGCTGCCCATACGGGCAGCTCCTCATTGATGTAAAATAAAACGGATTACGAAATTTTTATCATCCTGAAAGGCTTTTGTTTTGCCTCTTCTTTTTTGGGAACGGTCAGCAACAGCACCCCGTTTTCATATCGGGCAGTGATGTGCTGTTCATCCACTACATTCTTAGGCAATTCAAAGCTTCGTTGAAAAGACTGATAGCTGAATTCCCTGTGGGTGAATGTCTCCTGTTGTGTAGTTTCCTTAAGTTCCCTGGCAGACGAAATTATCAGTAGGTTACCATCTAAAGTAACGTTGAAATCACTTTTTTCCATCCCGGGGGCAGCTACCTCCACTTGGTAGCTTTCTGAAGTTTCCTTGATGTTGACCGATGGCAATGTTGTGCTTGTAGATGAGAAGTTATTGTTTTCCCAATTGAAAAGCTCACGGCCAAAGATGTCATCAAAAAACAAACGTGGAAAGCCCTGTAATTGGCTTCCGTTTCTTTTCAAAAGATTCATAACGGTTAACTTTAAAATTGTTAGACATTAAATTTCCGAACGTCCACCGTTTTGAGGTGGTATCAACGAAAAAACCAAAAGTATGCCACTCAAAGAAAATGACATTTTTTCAGATTTGAACTGAAAAAATGTCAAGTTTTGTGGACAGGAAGGTTTATTTATAATTTCGTATATACTCTTACAATAAGAGCATATTTTAATTTATATGGTTGGTGTAAGCGTTAACCACTTCGAAGAGCGAATTATTAGCCTGTCGAATGATAATTTTAGAAAGGAAACGATTATTTTTTGGACTATGTAACATACCCATTCATTATTACTAAAATCTGCGAACAATGTATTTTCCATAAGCTTACCGGGATTTTTGTCTGCAAGGGTCTTAATACTTTCATATCCTTCACCAAATAATGTAGGGAATACAAAAATTAACATCCCTAAAAGTATAGATCCAATGAACGCTTTTTTATAAGCGCCCAATTGCAGGCCTGCAAAGAAATGCTCTGTCTTTAAAAACTTCCTGGAATAATATACCGATATCAGCGACGTAAATAAGCCTAACAGTAAGTAGAACGGAATGTTATGGTAATCGAATGTTTCCTTTTGCCGAAACGATAGAAGGATATCTTCATTAAGTACGATTGACTATACCAATGTGCCTGTTGCAGCAGCAATCATAATAGGCGTAAAAGCCGAAATCGTTACGTCCACCAGCAGCACTTCTACTGCAAACAATACCCCTGCAATCGGGGCATTAAAAGCCGCGGCTATTCCTGCTGCAACACCACAGCCTAACAGCAGGGTACGTTCTTTATAGCTGAGCCTGAATTGCCGCGCAAAATTTGACCCGAAAGCCGCCCCTGTAACCACTATCGGGCTTTCAAGGCCAGCCGAGCCTCCTAAACCAACGGTAAGCGAGCTGGTAAGGATTTGGGCATACATTTGCTTTTTAGGTACTAAACTGGCTTTCCTGGCTACTACATAAAGTATTTGTGAAGTCCCTTTCTCAATAGTACCACCCAACAGCCTTTTTACAACCAGTACCGTAAGCAGTATGCCTATTATAGGCAAAATACTATTGATAAAACTCAGTTTCAGTATGCCGTTTATATATGTTGCAAAGGAATATACCAAATGCGCAAAAGACTTGAGTAGTATTACTGCTAAAGCAGCGGTAATGCCCACAAGCACGCTCGATAAAAATATAAACTGTTTTGGAGACAGTTGTTTTTTGCCTATAATCATTAAGGCTTCAAGT contains the following coding sequences:
- a CDS encoding glycoside hydrolase family 32 protein, whose amino-acid sequence is MKRNYTRCKAFMIGITTLSMLLGCSEGAVMEEVIPVPRALKTAALNCTPQVEQTDYSIYRMVSDGTRIGDVMPYYNAADGNFYIYYLKDIWNDATHKRHPWYGFKTTDFYTYSQLSAGEILSCSSDACKQNYALGTGNIIKNGSNYYAFYTGHNPNYPSACVTKKEGIMLSTSSSPNANFTPNASFVTIYPPTGQGFDENDNFRDPYVFYDTGSASYIMLVSARKNVGGTWKGVIVKYTSSNLTAWSYSGVLYDGGNDNFFMMETPEIFKLGSTYYLLFSDINSKYVYYRKSSSTNGPWSLPAGPDRFEGKGLYAAKTASDGTDRYIFGWTNILSGHTDSGSWSWGGNLAVHKIYQKANGDLAVAIPHTLKNKMDTNSHIPIQSSQWGNVTALGGGLSYQLSSPAALDVTNIIYDPIDLARYKISATVSYSSCNKDFGFMIGAWDGYEDFYSLRFVPSQNRFSLDKTNRSSLTATTVAYNDVPISLQPNTAYEVQVVIENSMLVAYINNEVALSSRLYKASNTNWGIFADNSTVSFINIKVTKP
- a CDS encoding cation:proton antiporter; this encodes MSSQLFSGMAVLSFLVLLLILLLRKLKQPYFIAYILSGLILGPELLNIIHEPKVISELGEIGIVMLMFTIGSDIDLHTLRKNFYKPLLIAIVQLALSFVFMYLIGIKVGWTREIIILTSFIISLSSSAIIFQYLSRTGEIKSQLGVITCGVLLIQDILVVPMILTLNMMSGSNASVFEVIKVCIGGTLIFLFLSAAIKHKLFQIPMGREIISDHDLQVFVGFCICFGMAWFSAWFGLSPAFGAFSAGILISQDKATRWLEKSILPFRVFFMAFFFLAVGLQLDITFFKENAATILFITISVLIINSLINTVLFRATGNSWRDSLYGGALLSQIGEFSFVLVTMASSLGLVGNSTYQVTLSVITCTMLFTSIWLNIIQKLIYRLT
- a CDS encoding Hsp20/alpha crystallin family protein, translating into MNLLKRNGSQLQGFPRLFFDDIFGRELFNWENNNFSSTSTTLPSVNIKETSESYQVEVAAPGMEKSDFNVTLDGNLLIISSARELKETTQQETFTHREFSYQSFQRSFELPKNVVDEQHITARYENGVLLLTVPKKEEAKQKPFRMIKIS